The Rhizobiaceae bacterium genome contains the following window.
TTGTTTAGCTTGAATCCGATTGGTTCAATTGTGTTTTGTATCGAGAGTAGCATGACCGATCTGATTAGACCGCGTGTCAAATATGTCATTGGACCGGATGGGAGCCCGCTTACAATTGCGGACCTGCCCCCGTCCAACACCCGTCGCTGGGTGATTCGCCGCAAGGCCGAAGTCGTCGCTGCCGTGCGGGGCGGCTTGCTCAGCCTCGAAGAGGCATGCCAGCGCTACAAGCTCACCACGGAGGAATTCCTCTCCTGGCAGGCGTCGATAGACGAATTCGGCCTCGCCGGGTTGCGGACAACGCGCATCCAGCAATACCGGCACTAGCCGCTCAGTATCCAGCTTTGATCTTTTCGAATTCCTCGATCATCTTCTGGCGCAATTCAGTCGGCAAGGGCGACTGGAACAGCGTCTTGTCGAGAAATTTGTCGACGTCGGCATAGCCCTGCTCGGCAACCACCGCCGGGTCGATCCCGCTCATCGCCTTGGCGTTTGCGTGGCCATAGCCCCAATCGGTGAGCAGGTAAGTGGCCACTTCGGGCGTGTTGATGGCGTTGAGATAGTCATAGGCCTTGTCCACACTGCCGGGACCGTCCTTGATGCGTACATATCCGCAAACCCAGGTCGAAAGCCCTTCCTTTGTGTCACGGGTCGATTTGATCGGCGCACCCGCAAGCGCGGACTGCACCGCGGCGTCGTTCCACGCCCATGCGAGGTCGACCTCGCCGCCGCTCATCGCCTGAACGATCTCGGTCGTATCGGTCCAGTAAAGGCGCACATTCTTGTGGACCTCCCGCAGGAAATCTGAAGCTTCCTTGAACTGTTCGTCAGTCATCTGCGTCCAGTCCTTCAGACCGATGGCCAGCGCGGCCAGCGCATAGGCATCGTCTACATTGTCACCAATGGAAACGCGGTCCTTGAATTTTGGATCGGCCAGCGAGCGCAGGGACCCGATGTCAGCCGGATCGACCTTCTCGGAATTATAGGTCAGCAGTGAATTTCCCCATTCCCACGGCAGGAACCATGCCTTGCCGTCGGCGGTGGAGACGAGGTCCTTCATGCCCATGATCTGCGGGTTCATGTCCGCCCATGCGGTGATTTTGGACGTGTCGAGCGGCTCAAGCAGACCGGCGTCACGCCATTTCGCAACGCTCTGGGAACAGGGGTGGGCAAGATCGGTCTTGAAGCCGGAGCGCAGCTTCTGGAACGCTTCTTCCTCGTCGCCGAAGAAGGTGAAGGTCGGAGAATCCCCATGCTTCGCAACATAATCGGGGTGAAATTCGGGAGCTTCGTAGCCGGACCAGTCGAATATGGTCAGTTCGCCATCGTCGGCGGCGACAATTCCCGCCAGAGAAAAGGAAAACAGCCCGGCGGCAGCCAGGCCAATCGCTGTGCGTCTCAACAATCCCGTCATTCCGATTTCCCCTGTTTTTCTTCTTTCGTTTCCTTTGGTCGTTCGAAATGCTTCGGAAAGGCAACCGCCAGATATTCCAGCGCGCTTTCCAACGCGCCCTGACGGTTCAGATCCGCAGTTCCCATCATCAGCCGCAGCCAAAGCCCTTCCAGCGTCGCGCAGAGCGCAAGGGCGATGGCGTCCGCATCGAAATCATAGCCGGCCTCACGCTTGAGCGCGTGGCACAGATCGGCGAAAATCCTTTGATAGGATTCGTCGCGCGCACCGCACAGCGCCTGGTAGGTCGGGCGGGACTTTGCCTCGCCCCAGAAGGCGCACCACGCCGCAAGCTTTCTCTTCGTGCAAATGGCGCGGTCGAAGTCCGCCGCGACGAGAGCGCGAAGCTGGTCGGCGGGAATGTCCCCGGCCTTCTCAAGGCTCGTCCGCCAATGCGCCGCATACTCGTCCGACATATATTGCAGGGTCGCGACGAGCAGCTTTTCCTTGCTTTCGAAATGGAAGTTCACGATGCCCCGCGACAGGCCCGCCCCGTCGGCGACATCGGCCATCGTGGTTTCCGAATAGCCGCGCCGGGCAAGGGAGTCGATGGTGGCCTCGATGAGCTGCTGGCGACGCACATCCTTGGCCGCCGTTCGCGGCCTGGCCTTCTCGCCCGAAGTTCCTTTGCCGGATAACGACCTGGTCATTCTGTCCATGCCCGACTCACTCGCGATGCGCGGGATGCGCCGCTGGCGCAGTTGAGACGAGGGAGTGTCGGCAATGTCAAGTGCCATTAAACGACTCCGGGCGAGCGGGACGCAATGCAGGTGCATGTACGGCCCAAGCCTAACCCGTGCCGCAAGAAACGCAAGTCTATTTGTTGAACGTACATTCAATTGCTATGGACAGCGAGGCTTTGCTCGTGGCAGATTTCGGGCAATGGGAGATGCGCCTGCCATGAAAAGCTTTGACGTGATCGTCATTGGCGGCGGCCACAACGGCCTTGTGAACGCGTGCTATCTCCAGCGCGCAGGGCTGGACGTGGTCGTGCTGGAACAGAAGGACTGGGTGGGCGGCGCGGCAACCAGCCGCTCGCTGACACCAGGCTTCACCTATTCGAACTGCTCCTATGTGTGCTCGCTGTTCCGGCCCGAGATCATGCGCGACCTTGAACTGCCGCGCTTCGGGCTGCAGGTCATCCCGTATGAGGGCGGCGCGGTCTTCACGCAGGATGGCGACTATCTTGCCAACTATCGCGACCACCACGCGCACAGGCGCGAATTCGCCCGCTTTTCGCCGCGCGACGCCGAATCCTACGAGCGCTATGCGCGGGACGTGACGCGGCAATGCCGCTTCATCCAGCCGCTGCTGATGCGCACCGCGCCGGACCCGACCAGTTTCAGGCCGCGCGACATCGGCGAGCTGATCTATCTGGGGCGCAAGTTCGCCGGCATGACGCCGGAGGAGATGGCGCTGACCCTGCGCTTCTGGACCATGTCCATTTCCGATTTCCTCGACGAATATTTCGAGACGGATGTCATCAAGGCGAACTTCGCGCTGTCGGGAATCATCGGAACCGCTCTTGGCCCGATGTCGCCGGGCACGGCCTATGTGCTGCTGCACCATTATATGGGCGAGGTCGACGGATCGGTCGGCGCATGGGGCTATGCACGCGGCGGAATGGGCGCGGTCACGCAGGCGCTGGCTGCCTCCTTCGAAGCGTCCGGCGGCACGATCCGCACGGGCGCGGAAGTCGAGCAGGTGCTGGTGAAGGGTGGTCATGCCGAAGGAGTGGTGCTTTCGGGCGGCGAAGAGGTGCGCGGCAGGCTGATCGTTTCCAATGCCGACGTGAAGCGCACCTTCCTGAAACTGGTCGAACCGAAAGAGCTTCCCGACATTTTCCTGCGCCGCGTCAGGAATTTCAAGATTCGCGGCTCCTCGGGCAAGGTCAACATCGCGCTCGATTCGATGCCGGTCTTTCCGGCCCTCCCGGATGACTCGCCCTGCTACCGGGGCGACCTGCATTTCACGGATTCGGTGGAGCGCATGGAGCGCGCCTATGATGACTGGAAGGCGGGGCGCTGGTCCGCCGATCCCTTCATCGACATGGTGATACCGACGACGCTCGACCCGACGATGGCCTCGCCCGGCAAGCATTTCATGAGTTGCTTCGTGCAATATGCCCCGCCGAAGGTCGAGGGGCGCGATTGGACCGACGCGGACCGCGACGGGTTCGCAGAAAGCGTCATCTCGCAGATCGCGGATTATTCGCCCGGCTTCCGCGAGCGGATCGTGCACATGGAAGTGCGCACACCGCGCGAAATCGAGGCGGAAACCGGCCTGACCGAAGGCAATATCTTCCAGGGTGAACTCACATTCGACCAGTTGCTGTTCAACCGGCCCGTCCCCGGCTATGCGCAATATCGTTCGCCGGTCGGCGGACTTTACATGTGCGGCTCGTCCACCCATCCCGGCGGCGGGGTGATGGGTGCGCCGGGGCGCAACGCCGCTGTCGAAATCCTGCGCGACCTGAAGCGCGGCGCAAATCACATGAGTGCGGCCCATGACGTCATTTGATGCCATCGTCGTGGGCGGCGGCCATAACGGGCTGGTGGCCGCCGTGGTGCTGGCCAAGAGCGGGCGGCACGTCGCGCTGGTGGAGGCGGGCCCGGAGCCTGGCGGGCCGGCGCGTACCGAGGAGTTTCATCCGGGCTTTCGCGTATCGGTCGCGCATATCCTGAACCGGCTTCACCCCGAAGTGGTCAAGGCACTCGCTCTCGAAGCCAACAGGCTGAGCCTCGCACAATCCGAAATGCCAAGCGTTGCGCTGTCGCCCGGCGGCGAGCCGCTGGTGCTGACCGGCGCCTATGGCGAAGGTCTCCTGGGCGCGCAACCGAGCGAAGCGCAGGCATGGTCGGACCTGCGCGCGCAACTGGTTCGCTATGCGGGCATATTGAAGCCCATGCTGACGCGCAGGCCGCCGGACCTGTCGGGCATGTCGTTCGGCGAGACATCGGCGCTCGGCATGGTCGGACTGTCGCTGCGGCGTCTCGGCAAGGAGGACATGCGCGACTTCCTGCGCATGCTGTTGATGAACGTCGCGGACGTGACAGACGATTGCCTGACCGACGACCGGCTGAAGGGCCTGCTCGCCTTCGACGCGGTGTTGGGCAGCCATCTTGGGCCGCGTTCGCCGACATCGCTGCTCGGCCTCTATTATCGGCTCACGGGCGAAATCGCCGGAAAAACCGGCGCGCAACTCATGCCGCGCGGCGGCATGGGCGCAGTGGTCGCGGCGATGGCACATGCGGCGGGCAAGGCGGGCGTTGCGTTGCGCATGAACGCTCCCGTTGCGCGAATCAGCGTGCATGAGGGAAAGGTTGCGGGCGTCGTGCTCGACAATGGCGAGGAATTGTCCGCGCCGGTCGTGCTGGCGGCGACGAACCCCGCAACCGCGCTGATGCAACTCACCGGGCCACGAAACTTCGATACGGGCTTTGTGCGCAAGGTCAGGAACATCCGGATGAAGGGCTCGGTCGCAAAGCTGCATCTGGCGCTTGACGGAGTCCCCGCTTTTACGGGCGTGGCGGAGGACGATCTGCGCGGCAGGCTGGTGCTTGCGCCTTCGACTGACCATGTCGAGCGCGCGTTCAACCCGTCGAAATATGGTGGCTTCTCGCCCGAACCCGTCATGGAGATCGTGCTGCCGAGCCTGAGCGACCCTTCCCTCGCGCCTGCCGGGGGCTGCGTGCTTTCGGCAAACATCATGTTCGCGCCCTATGTGCTGAAGGAAGGCTGGCAGAAGGGCAAGGCGAAATTCCTCAAGGCCGTGATGGCGCAGCTCGAAAGCGTTGCGCCGGGCATCGGAAAGCTGGTGCGCCACGCCGAGCTTCTGGTGCCGCCGGATTTCGAGCAGCGCTATCGCATGCCGGGCGGACACTGGCACCACGGCGAATTGCAGGCCGACCAGATGCTGATGTCGCGGCCGGTCGCGGGCTGGTCGGGATATGACACGCCGGTCGAGGGGCTTTATCTCGCCGGGTCCGGCTCGCATCCGGGCGGCGGCATATCCGGCGTGCCGGGGCTGAACGCAGCACGGCGCGTGCTGGCGAAAAAGGGTTGAGCAATGACTGCCGTTGCCCCGACGAAATCCCGCAGGATACTGGCCGAACAGGCGCATTTCCGCACGCTGCGTCTGCCCTCGCCCTTCCAGCCGCGCCTTGAGGCGCTGGCCGCGCAGCAGGATTGGTACGACTGGGCGGGCTACAAGGCGCCACACGCTTTGTGGGACGACGAACTGGAATATTTCGCGATCCGCAGCCAGGCGGCGCTGTTCGACATTTCCCCCATGGTCAAGTACCGCATCGAGGGGCCGGATGCGGAAGCCTTTCTCAACCGCGTCACGCTGCGTGACGTGGCGAAGCTCAAACCGGCCCGTGTGCACTACACGGCCTGGTGCGATGACGAGGGCCACGTGCTCGATGACGGCACCCTGTTCCGCTTCGCGCCGGACCGCTTCCGGCTTTGCTGCCAGGAGCGGCACCTGCCGTGGCTGCTGGACAGCGCCGTCGGCTATGATGTGAACATCGTCGAGGAAACGCAGGATGTGGCCGGTCTCGCCTTGCAGGGGCCGACCTCCTTCGCCGTGCTGCGCGATTGCGGGTTCGAAGGCGTCGAGAAGCTGAAAATATTCGATATTGCCGAATTTGCGCACGAAAAGGGGGCGGTCACGATCTCCCGCACCGGGTTCACGGGAGATCTCGGCTGCGAACTGTTTGTCTCGGCCAGGCATGCGCTCAGCCTTTGGGATCGCCTGATCGCGGGCGGGCGGCTGCACGGCATCAGGCCGATCGGCTACACCGCGCTGAACCGGGCGCGCATCGAAGCGGGGCTTATCGTCGCCAATGCGGATTTCGTGACCGCCGAGCATGCGATCCGCGCCGACCGCCTGCGCATGCCCGACGAAATCGGGCTGGGCTTCATGGTCGATCCGGCCAAGGGACATTTCAACGGTCAGCACGCCATTCTTTCCGCCCGGAGGAACAAGACGTTGAAGCACATTCTGGTGGGGCTGGAGATCGAGGGGAACATCCCGGCGGAGAACGCCATCGTCTATCATCGCGGCAAGCGGGAGGTCGGCCTTGTCAGCGCCGCCATCTGGTCGCCGACTGCCAAGCGCAACATCGCAATCGCCAGCCTGGAGCGGCCCTATGGCGACACGGTGCTGGACGATCTCTGGGTCGAAATCTACGCGATGCGCGAGCTACAGTACCACAAGATGATGAAGCGCGCGAAAGTGGTGCCGCGCCCCTTCGTCAAGCTCGACCGCCGCACCGCCAACCCGCCGGGCGAACGATGAGCGAACCGGACGAGGAAGCGGAAAACTGGTGGCTGGTCCTCTCCCCGGTCGGCGAGGCGTGGTCGGGCCGCGCGCGGTATGCGGCGGCGATGTATTTCTACCGGCGCGGCGAGATGAATGCGGAGACGCTGGAGGTCTACCGGCTCTCGTCGCGGCTCGACAATCAGGATCCGCTATCGATCATCCGGGAGCGCGGCATCGGTAAGGACTGGCTGACGAAAGTAGAGGCACACGCGAGCTAACTCGCGCGCATCTCCTCATTGATCCGAGCCATGTCCTTTTCGCGCGGGGCGTCATCGAGGTTCAGCACCGGCAATTCCCTGCGCAGGTGATCGTGGTGCGTGCGCACGCCATATTCGAGGTCCGAGAGGAAGAAGCCCGCAAAGGCCTGCGATTGCATCGCCTCGTTCGACCAGACTGACAGTTGCACGTCCTCTGCCATGGTGTCGCGGTCGATGCGCATGGCGAGGTAGCGCGCGGCAACCTGCTCCCGGCTTTCGTCGCGGAAGCGATAGACCGAGCCGCGCAGCACGGATTCGCCGGTCGAGAGCGGGAATTCCTGATAGAACTGCACCGACTCCGGCATCAGAGTGATGACATTGTTCGGAAACAGCCCGTAATAGATCCATGCCTTGCGCAGGTGCTCAGGTAGATGGGTCGGCTCCGGCGCGATGCTGACATAGTTCCTGACGCTCCAGCGCCGCCCCGCATGCGGGTTGTAGGTCGCAAACGAACGCGACACGCCGTTGACGAACGGCTCGTCGAAATAGGTCGAGCCGTAAAGGTCCTGCAAGGCGGGATGCGCCATCGCGACGTGATAGCCCTCATTGTCCACATCACGCACCGACTTCCAGTTCACCGGCGTGGTCTGCGTCCACGGCTCCGCGACCGGCACGAGGTCGGCAATGTTGTAGTGGGAGATTTCCCCTTCGATCGGCCTGAACAGTTCGGCCACGGACGGTTGCGGACCGCGCCGGAAGCGGATGAATACGAACCCCATCCAGATTTCCAGATCGAGCGGGATCAGGCCGAATTCGGTCTTGTCGAGGTCGGGGAAGCTGCGCGGACGCGCCGCGCCGCGCAAGGTGCCATCCAGATTGTAGACCCATCCGTGAAACGGGCAGACCAGCGCATTCCTGCAATGGCCCTTTTCGTCGGCCACGACCCGCGATCCGCGATGGCGGCAGATATTGTGAAAGGCGCGCACCACGCCGTCTTTGCCGCGCAGGACGAGCGCGCGCTCGCCCACCGCGTCGAAGGTGAGATAGTCGCCCGGTTCGGGTACGTCCGCGACATGGCAGGCGATCTGCCAGTGATTGCGGAACAGGTGCTCTTTCTCCAGCTCGAGAAAGGCAGGGCTGTGATAGCTCCAGCCCGGTAGGCCACGCCGGTCCCAATTGTCCGGCACTGCCACATTGAGCAGGTGCTGGTCCATTTTCATAGCTCTAACTTATTGAATATTCATTCAATAGAAGCATATTTCTCATTAAAACGCAATGCGTTAGAAGATATTTCAATTAATCCATTGATCTGGTTGACGGATTTCAGGCCCGCCTCAGACGGCCGGGCGGCTTTCCAAATGCGGCGGAGAATGCGCGCGAAAAGCTGGCGGTCGAACCGAACCCCGTGCGCGCCGCGACATCGGCCATGGGCAGGCGCGTATCGATCACGAGTCGCCGCGCGGCGCTGAGGCGCAGGCGCTGGTAGTAGGCGCCCGGCGTCTCGCCGATGGCCTTGCGGAAGATGGTTTCCAGCGTGCGGGTCGTCACGCCGGTTCGGGCGGCGAGCACGGTTGTGCTGAGCGGTTCGTCCAGATGGCTCTCCATCAACCCGATGGCCTGCGCGACGCGCCGGTCGAAGCCATCGAGACGGCCCAGCGAGACGAGAGGCTGCGTGTCCGCCGCGTTATGCGCCTGATCGTAGATGAACACGCTGGCGACATCGAGCGCGACCGCCATGCCGAGGCGGCTGCGGATCAGATGCAGCATCAGGTCGAATATGGGCGACGCGCCCCCGGCAGTGAATGCGGGGCCGTCGATCACATAGCGGTCGGGCCGCACATTGATGGCCGGAAAGGCCTGCGCGAAATCCTCCAGATCCTCCCAGTGGGTGGTGGCCTGACGCCCGTCGAGCAGCCCTGCCCGGGCCAGCAGCCATGAACCGGCCTCCACACCACCGAAGCTGCGCGCCATGCGTGCGCCCTTGCGCAGCGCCGACAAGAGCGGGCGCGACACGGTTTCGCGCGTGCCGAAGCCGCCGATGACGATGAGCATATCGGACGCCTCGGCCCGGAACGCGCCGTCGACCATGACCGGCAGGCCGCTCGTGGTGCGCGGCGCCTCGCCGTCCACCGAGAATATCCGCCAGTCGAACAGCCTTTCGCCTGCAATGCGGTTTGCGGCCCTCAGCGGATCGATGGTCGAGGCGACGCACATGATGGAGGCGTTGGCGAGCACCAGGACGGTGATCGACAATGGCGCGCGCTCCTCCCTGAACACGTTGCGTATTTCGTTTTTCATCAATCACGTTTCGTAATTGGTGAATCATGTGAACGCAAGGCTGGCATGATGGCGCGTCTTGCGGGAGCAGCCCATGCAGTTCGGATTGAGCGAAGAACAGCAACTCATTGTCGATACGACGCGCGCATTCGTGGAAAACGAGTTGTACCCGCATGAGGCGGAGGTTGAGCGCACCGGCACCCTGCGCCGCGAGCTGATCGAGGAGATCAAGGCCAAAGCCATCGCCGCCGGTCTCTACGCGGCCAACATGCCCGCCGATGTCGGTGGGGCGGGCCTCGATACGGTGACATGGCTGCTTTACGAAAAGGAGCTTGGGCGCGCCAGCTACGCGCTGCACTGGAACTGCGTGGCGCGGCCTTCCAACATATTGCTGGCGGGCACGGCGGAGCAGCGGGAAACATATCTCTTTCCCTGCATTCGTGGCGAAAAATCGGACTGCCTTGCAATGACCGAACCCAATGCGGGGTCCGACCTGCGCAGCATGCAGGCGAGCGCCGTCCGCGACGGTGACGACTGGGTGCTGAACGGCACCAAGCATTTCATCAGCCATGCCGACATGGCCGATTTCGCAATCGTGTTCATGGCGAGCGGCGAGGAGGACGGGCCGCGCGGCAAGCGCAAGAAGATCACCGCGTTCTTCGTGGACAAGGGCACGCAGGGCTTCACCGTTCGCGACGGATACCGGAACGTCTCGCATCGGGGATACACCAATTCCGTGCTCGAGTTCGACGATTGCCGCGTGCCCGCGAGCCAGGTGCTGGGCGAGGTGCACAAGGGCTTCGAGGTTGCAAACACATGGCTGGGCGCGACGCGGTTGCAGGTGGCGGCGACCTGTCTTGGGCGCGCCGAGCGGGCTTTCGGACATGCGGTTGCCTATGCCGCCGAGCGGCGGCAGTTCGGCCAGCAGATCGGCAAGTTCCAAGGCGTATCCTTCAAGCTGGCCGACATGGCGACGGAAATGAAGGCCGCCAACCTGCTCGTGTTCGAGGCGGGCTGGAAATACGACCAGAACACCGTGACGGACGAGGACATGGCGATGGCCAAGCTCAAGGCCACCGAGATGCTCGCCTTCGTGGCCGACGAAGCGATCCAGATTCACGGCGGCATGGGATTGATGAACGACCTGCCGCTGGAGCGCATCTGGCGCGACGCGCGCGTCGAGCGGATCTGGGAAGGCACCAGCGAAATCCAGCGCCATATCATTTCGCGAGCGCTCCTGCGGGCCGTGGGCGGCTGACATGCATCGCCTTGAACGGCTTTTAAGGCCGCGCTCCATCGCCGTGTTCGGCGGGTCGTTCGCGGCAAATGTCGTGCAGCAATGCCGAAAGATGGGCTTTGCCGGCGAGGTCTGGCCGGTTCACCCCAGCAAGGCGGAGGTGCACGGCGTGCAAGCCTATCGAGGCGTGGACGATCTTCCAGACGTGCCGGACGCCGCGTTCGTCGGCGTCAACCGGATGCTGACCATCGACATCGTGCGGCAGTTGCGCGAGCGCGGCGCGGGCGGTGCGATCTGCTTTGCGGCGGGCTTTCTGGAGGCCGGGGCGGAGGGCGCACGGTTGCAGGACGAACTTCTCGCGGCGGCGGCGGACATGCCGATCATCGGGCCGAATTGCTACGGCCTGATCAATTATGCGGACGGCGCGCTGCTATG
Protein-coding sequences here:
- a CDS encoding aromatic ring-hydroxylating dioxygenase subunit alpha encodes the protein MDQHLLNVAVPDNWDRRGLPGWSYHSPAFLELEKEHLFRNHWQIACHVADVPEPGDYLTFDAVGERALVLRGKDGVVRAFHNICRHRGSRVVADEKGHCRNALVCPFHGWVYNLDGTLRGAARPRSFPDLDKTEFGLIPLDLEIWMGFVFIRFRRGPQPSVAELFRPIEGEISHYNIADLVPVAEPWTQTTPVNWKSVRDVDNEGYHVAMAHPALQDLYGSTYFDEPFVNGVSRSFATYNPHAGRRWSVRNYVSIAPEPTHLPEHLRKAWIYYGLFPNNVITLMPESVQFYQEFPLSTGESVLRGSVYRFRDESREQVAARYLAMRIDRDTMAEDVQLSVWSNEAMQSQAFAGFFLSDLEYGVRTHHDHLRRELPVLNLDDAPREKDMARINEEMRAS
- a CDS encoding NAD(P)/FAD-dependent oxidoreductase, which produces MTSFDAIVVGGGHNGLVAAVVLAKSGRHVALVEAGPEPGGPARTEEFHPGFRVSVAHILNRLHPEVVKALALEANRLSLAQSEMPSVALSPGGEPLVLTGAYGEGLLGAQPSEAQAWSDLRAQLVRYAGILKPMLTRRPPDLSGMSFGETSALGMVGLSLRRLGKEDMRDFLRMLLMNVADVTDDCLTDDRLKGLLAFDAVLGSHLGPRSPTSLLGLYYRLTGEIAGKTGAQLMPRGGMGAVVAAMAHAAGKAGVALRMNAPVARISVHEGKVAGVVLDNGEELSAPVVLAATNPATALMQLTGPRNFDTGFVRKVRNIRMKGSVAKLHLALDGVPAFTGVAEDDLRGRLVLAPSTDHVERAFNPSKYGGFSPEPVMEIVLPSLSDPSLAPAGGCVLSANIMFAPYVLKEGWQKGKAKFLKAVMAQLESVAPGIGKLVRHAELLVPPDFEQRYRMPGGHWHHGELQADQMLMSRPVAGWSGYDTPVEGLYLAGSGSHPGGGISGVPGLNAARRVLAKKG
- a CDS encoding extracellular solute-binding protein, giving the protein MTGLLRRTAIGLAAAGLFSFSLAGIVAADDGELTIFDWSGYEAPEFHPDYVAKHGDSPTFTFFGDEEEAFQKLRSGFKTDLAHPCSQSVAKWRDAGLLEPLDTSKITAWADMNPQIMGMKDLVSTADGKAWFLPWEWGNSLLTYNSEKVDPADIGSLRSLADPKFKDRVSIGDNVDDAYALAALAIGLKDWTQMTDEQFKEASDFLREVHKNVRLYWTDTTEIVQAMSGGEVDLAWAWNDAAVQSALAGAPIKSTRDTKEGLSTWVCGYVRIKDGPGSVDKAYDYLNAINTPEVATYLLTDWGYGHANAKAMSGIDPAVVAEQGYADVDKFLDKTLFQSPLPTELRQKMIEEFEKIKAGY
- a CDS encoding DUF1153 domain-containing protein encodes the protein MTDLIRPRVKYVIGPDGSPLTIADLPPSNTRRWVIRRKAEVVAAVRGGLLSLEEACQRYKLTTEEFLSWQASIDEFGLAGLRTTRIQQYRH
- a CDS encoding acyl-CoA dehydrogenase family protein; this translates as MQFGLSEEQQLIVDTTRAFVENELYPHEAEVERTGTLRRELIEEIKAKAIAAGLYAANMPADVGGAGLDTVTWLLYEKELGRASYALHWNCVARPSNILLAGTAEQRETYLFPCIRGEKSDCLAMTEPNAGSDLRSMQASAVRDGDDWVLNGTKHFISHADMADFAIVFMASGEEDGPRGKRKKITAFFVDKGTQGFTVRDGYRNVSHRGYTNSVLEFDDCRVPASQVLGEVHKGFEVANTWLGATRLQVAATCLGRAERAFGHAVAYAAERRQFGQQIGKFQGVSFKLADMATEMKAANLLVFEAGWKYDQNTVTDEDMAMAKLKATEMLAFVADEAIQIHGGMGLMNDLPLERIWRDARVERIWEGTSEIQRHIISRALLRAVGG
- a CDS encoding aminomethyltransferase family protein, with the protein product MTAVAPTKSRRILAEQAHFRTLRLPSPFQPRLEALAAQQDWYDWAGYKAPHALWDDELEYFAIRSQAALFDISPMVKYRIEGPDAEAFLNRVTLRDVAKLKPARVHYTAWCDDEGHVLDDGTLFRFAPDRFRLCCQERHLPWLLDSAVGYDVNIVEETQDVAGLALQGPTSFAVLRDCGFEGVEKLKIFDIAEFAHEKGAVTISRTGFTGDLGCELFVSARHALSLWDRLIAGGRLHGIRPIGYTALNRARIEAGLIVANADFVTAEHAIRADRLRMPDEIGLGFMVDPAKGHFNGQHAILSARRNKTLKHILVGLEIEGNIPAENAIVYHRGKREVGLVSAAIWSPTAKRNIAIASLERPYGDTVLDDLWVEIYAMRELQYHKMMKRAKVVPRPFVKLDRRTANPPGER
- a CDS encoding NAD(P)/FAD-dependent oxidoreductase, with product MKSFDVIVIGGGHNGLVNACYLQRAGLDVVVLEQKDWVGGAATSRSLTPGFTYSNCSYVCSLFRPEIMRDLELPRFGLQVIPYEGGAVFTQDGDYLANYRDHHAHRREFARFSPRDAESYERYARDVTRQCRFIQPLLMRTAPDPTSFRPRDIGELIYLGRKFAGMTPEEMALTLRFWTMSISDFLDEYFETDVIKANFALSGIIGTALGPMSPGTAYVLLHHYMGEVDGSVGAWGYARGGMGAVTQALAASFEASGGTIRTGAEVEQVLVKGGHAEGVVLSGGEEVRGRLIVSNADVKRTFLKLVEPKELPDIFLRRVRNFKIRGSSGKVNIALDSMPVFPALPDDSPCYRGDLHFTDSVERMERAYDDWKAGRWSADPFIDMVIPTTLDPTMASPGKHFMSCFVQYAPPKVEGRDWTDADRDGFAESVISQIADYSPGFRERIVHMEVRTPREIEAETGLTEGNIFQGELTFDQLLFNRPVPGYAQYRSPVGGLYMCGSSTHPGGGVMGAPGRNAAVEILRDLKRGANHMSAAHDVI
- the betI gene encoding transcriptional regulator BetI, with protein sequence MTRSLSGKGTSGEKARPRTAAKDVRRQQLIEATIDSLARRGYSETTMADVADGAGLSRGIVNFHFESKEKLLVATLQYMSDEYAAHWRTSLEKAGDIPADQLRALVAADFDRAICTKRKLAAWCAFWGEAKSRPTYQALCGARDESYQRIFADLCHALKREAGYDFDADAIALALCATLEGLWLRLMMGTADLNRQGALESALEYLAVAFPKHFERPKETKEEKQGKSE
- a CDS encoding GlxA family transcriptional regulator; the encoded protein is MMKNEIRNVFREERAPLSITVLVLANASIMCVASTIDPLRAANRIAGERLFDWRIFSVDGEAPRTTSGLPVMVDGAFRAEASDMLIVIGGFGTRETVSRPLLSALRKGARMARSFGGVEAGSWLLARAGLLDGRQATTHWEDLEDFAQAFPAINVRPDRYVIDGPAFTAGGASPIFDLMLHLIRSRLGMAVALDVASVFIYDQAHNAADTQPLVSLGRLDGFDRRVAQAIGLMESHLDEPLSTTVLAARTGVTTRTLETIFRKAIGETPGAYYQRLRLSAARRLVIDTRLPMADVAARTGFGSTASFSRAFSAAFGKPPGRLRRA